One Nocardioidaceae bacterium SCSIO 66511 genomic window carries:
- a CDS encoding amino acid adenylation domain-containing protein produces MTTTSTDMFAVEQDQRVAVDLPTRFARYAAEHPDDTALCWTGKPWTFRMLATRAGRYAALLDERVPAGGWIAICAERSPEVLALVLGAFASGRAIVPCEPEHPTPRLRRTISDASPSLLVTDNAAARELTIGYEGDKALLDELAADAALYDGVSGMAPALDDIAYVIYTSGSTGEPKGVMVQQAQMAQLAEVVASEEPSVNAENTVLAVASLAFDMMIIDIFTALANGATVVLPPGGSRQREPSELLDSIERHQVDTIYATPSLLQMMTLAGLGTDGRRSVRAITGGEAMSHGLATTLLERCSALYQGYGPTETTVLCSYHPVTNPGYRPLGRPSAGTTYYPVDEYLEVLPLNTLAELAIGGSMVAAGYHGRARLTAERFRPDPYADDPGARCYLSGDLVRVDNDGGAIFAGRADTQVKVRGFRVELGEVEAAVQRQPGVRQCVAAAEPDSLGNTELVAYVVGEVSGLRNRLTTELPASMVPTRFEALEAIPLTENGKPDRTAVAAAARADAGSSVSEDAADADPRTDLQRRIAELWSEVLGAAEVDLDQGFFDLGGHSLLAMEIVARIRSDFGVDLPVWELFSVPTVRAWAQALDDALSSSDAEDSTTRSAPATFAQAALCIAEQVVAGVTSPGNVVSVEIQGKLDVGELLAALDTVTTRHDLLRTRFELRGADSVQIVDPHAELDFDESVCRDDSVASEVRAWAARPFDLSTGPLFRVLLLEHGAAQTLNLCFHDAIADAVSARLVVAELAAAYGASGTEPDVDAAPAPTTALSFGDLARAQRGQGTGAAATELIATWRKRLPKQVEPLGSDHSTMIESRTLSAEQHTALRREAERVGLDTAGLVLGRLRSSTGSTLGALLVNGRYDGTEKLVAPLASTLLVPFTESSGAESLRDDIAWAEKHAVPAELLGLHSQGGELLPAVPQIAVAAIDTQVGDHALPTSDRGVVFVVRPTPGVDGPTPARTGVGATVQLEGGPDGSCVVTLQRRGDVAVDLEALIATGTDTRVVRDGGSANDAGLDAGSSTTQLWPRGNRRQLPLAANPARPAP; encoded by the coding sequence ATGACCACCACGTCAACCGACATGTTCGCCGTCGAGCAGGACCAGCGGGTGGCTGTCGATCTGCCGACGCGGTTCGCGCGATATGCCGCCGAACACCCCGATGACACAGCCCTGTGCTGGACCGGGAAGCCGTGGACGTTTCGAATGCTCGCTACCCGAGCCGGGCGATACGCCGCGCTCCTGGACGAGCGAGTCCCGGCGGGCGGTTGGATCGCGATCTGCGCCGAGCGCAGCCCGGAGGTCCTGGCCCTCGTACTGGGTGCGTTCGCGAGCGGCCGAGCCATCGTGCCTTGCGAGCCGGAGCATCCGACGCCTCGGCTGCGCCGGACGATAAGCGACGCATCTCCGTCTCTGCTGGTCACCGACAACGCCGCTGCCCGCGAACTCACGATCGGCTACGAGGGCGACAAGGCACTGCTCGACGAGCTCGCGGCCGATGCCGCGCTGTACGACGGCGTCTCTGGCATGGCTCCCGCGCTCGATGACATCGCCTACGTCATCTACACCTCCGGCTCAACGGGCGAGCCGAAGGGCGTGATGGTGCAGCAGGCCCAGATGGCGCAGCTCGCCGAGGTGGTCGCGAGCGAGGAGCCGAGCGTGAACGCCGAGAACACGGTGCTTGCCGTCGCGAGCCTCGCGTTCGACATGATGATCATCGACATCTTCACGGCCCTGGCCAATGGTGCGACCGTCGTGCTACCTCCCGGCGGTAGCCGACAGCGCGAGCCTTCGGAGTTACTCGATTCGATCGAGCGGCACCAGGTCGACACCATCTACGCGACACCGTCATTGCTGCAGATGATGACCCTCGCCGGACTAGGGACTGACGGGCGCCGCTCCGTGCGCGCTATCACCGGTGGCGAGGCGATGAGCCACGGGTTGGCGACCACGCTGCTGGAGCGTTGTTCGGCGCTCTACCAGGGGTACGGGCCGACGGAGACCACAGTGCTGTGTTCGTACCACCCGGTGACCAACCCTGGCTACCGACCACTCGGACGCCCGAGTGCCGGAACCACCTACTATCCGGTGGACGAGTACCTCGAGGTCCTGCCACTCAACACGCTCGCCGAACTCGCCATCGGCGGATCGATGGTTGCTGCGGGGTATCACGGACGAGCCCGCCTGACCGCGGAGCGATTCCGGCCGGACCCCTATGCCGATGATCCAGGCGCACGTTGCTATCTGAGTGGTGACCTGGTGCGCGTCGACAACGACGGTGGGGCGATCTTCGCCGGACGTGCCGACACACAGGTCAAGGTCCGCGGCTTCCGCGTCGAGCTCGGTGAGGTCGAGGCGGCAGTGCAGCGGCAGCCTGGCGTCCGGCAATGCGTCGCAGCCGCCGAACCGGATTCCCTCGGCAACACCGAACTCGTCGCGTACGTCGTCGGGGAAGTTTCCGGTTTGCGTAACCGCCTCACGACCGAGCTACCTGCCTCGATGGTGCCGACGCGCTTCGAGGCGCTCGAGGCAATCCCACTCACCGAGAACGGCAAACCCGACCGCACAGCGGTGGCCGCCGCCGCGCGCGCCGACGCCGGCTCCTCGGTCTCTGAAGACGCGGCCGACGCTGACCCACGAACGGACCTGCAACGGCGGATCGCCGAACTGTGGAGCGAGGTGTTGGGTGCGGCTGAAGTCGACCTCGACCAGGGTTTCTTCGACCTCGGCGGCCATTCACTGCTCGCAATGGAAATCGTGGCGCGCATCCGCTCGGACTTCGGCGTCGACCTACCTGTATGGGAACTGTTCTCGGTGCCGACAGTGCGCGCCTGGGCGCAGGCTCTCGACGATGCGCTGAGCAGCAGCGACGCCGAAGACTCCACCACCCGATCGGCGCCTGCGACCTTTGCACAGGCCGCATTGTGCATCGCCGAACAGGTCGTAGCGGGCGTCACTTCGCCCGGGAACGTCGTCAGCGTCGAGATCCAGGGAAAGCTGGACGTCGGCGAGTTGCTCGCGGCGCTGGACACCGTGACCACCCGACACGATCTGCTACGCACTCGCTTCGAGCTCCGCGGGGCCGACTCCGTGCAAATCGTCGACCCGCACGCCGAGCTCGATTTCGACGAGTCCGTCTGCCGCGACGACTCGGTTGCAAGCGAGGTTCGCGCATGGGCAGCGCGACCGTTCGATCTCAGTACGGGTCCGTTGTTCCGGGTCCTCCTACTCGAGCACGGTGCCGCCCAAACCTTGAACCTGTGTTTCCACGATGCGATCGCGGATGCCGTATCGGCGCGACTCGTGGTCGCCGAACTTGCCGCGGCGTACGGAGCGTCCGGCACTGAGCCCGACGTCGATGCAGCCCCCGCACCGACGACGGCACTCAGCTTCGGAGACCTCGCCCGTGCTCAGCGCGGACAGGGCACCGGCGCGGCGGCTACCGAACTGATCGCGACCTGGCGGAAGCGGCTGCCGAAGCAGGTCGAACCGCTCGGCAGCGACCACTCGACCATGATCGAGAGTCGTACTCTCAGCGCAGAGCAGCACACTGCACTGCGCCGGGAAGCCGAACGAGTCGGTCTCGACACCGCAGGACTCGTACTGGGACGACTGCGCTCGAGTACTGGAAGTACGCTCGGCGCGCTGCTGGTCAATGGACGATACGACGGCACCGAGAAACTCGTTGCCCCGCTCGCCTCCACCCTGCTCGTCCCCTTCACCGAATCCTCGGGTGCAGAAAGCCTGCGCGACGACATCGCCTGGGCGGAGAAGCACGCCGTACCCGCCGAGCTCCTCGGCTTGCACTCCCAGGGTGGCGAACTGCTACCGGCCGTTCCGCAGATCGCCGTCGCCGCGATCGACACGCAAGTTGGTGATCACGCGTTGCCGACCAGCGACCGCGGGGTGGTCTTCGTCGTACGCCCGACCCCCGGCGTCGACGGCCCGACGCCGGCCCGCACGGGCGTCGGAGCAACCGTGCAGCTGGAGGGTGGCCCCGACGGCAGCTGCGTCGTCACCCTACAGAGGCGCGGCGACGTCGCGGTCGATCTCGAGGCACTGATCGCGACGGGTACGGATACTCGAGTGGTAAGGGACGGCGGTTCTGCGAACGACGCGGGTCTTGATGCCGGCTCGTCGACGACGCAACTCTGGCCGCGCGGCAACCGCCGACAGCTGCCGCTCGCCGCGAATCCGGCGCGACCCGCTCCGTAG